In Blautia wexlerae DSM 19850, a single window of DNA contains:
- a CDS encoding S8 family peptidase: MPDQKIDNLLNLAMDATSQERRKSGNLNIGYDPATRLWDVIIKYSGPESGLAGNGIQVVPLLGGYAVVTLPESEIDAYSHRAQVEFMEKPKRLYFELFQAKGASCIRTVQTGRNGLTGKGILTGVVDSGVDYFHPDFRNADGSSRILRLWDQSIQGNPPQGYVTGTEYTKEQIDEALALGENQGRRLVPSSDYSGHGTSVLGIAAGNGRASDGVNQGVACESDLLVVKMGIPRENSFPRTTELIQGIDYLVRQALAMGRPMVINLSFGNNYGSHKGDSLLETYIDMVSSTGRLAICTGTGNNGNQPLHEGGTLKQGQTRQIELSVSSREPTLNVQLWKSYEDEMSIYIENPSGNRIGPLDEKLGPQRYRLGNTDLLIYYGKPGPYHLTQEIYIDFLPGKTYVDSGDWKIILSGKKVRGGEYYLWLPGGNTLNRGTGFYEPRAYGTLTIPATARRVIAVGAYDSLVDSYADFSGRGSRMLPYLKPDLVAPGVNIVAPVPGGGYRTVTGTSFATPFVSGSAALLMQWGIVNGNDPYLYGEKVKACLRKGARPLPGFEEYPNEEVGWGEDVIIRLH; this comes from the coding sequence ATGCCAGACCAGAAAATAGATAACCTTTTAAATCTTGCAATGGATGCAACCTCACAGGAGCGTAGAAAGTCAGGAAATCTTAACATAGGATATGATCCTGCAACCAGGCTATGGGATGTGATCATAAAGTACAGCGGACCGGAAAGTGGTCTGGCTGGAAATGGAATTCAGGTAGTGCCACTGTTAGGGGGCTATGCAGTGGTAACTTTGCCGGAAAGTGAGATTGATGCGTATTCCCACAGAGCGCAGGTGGAATTTATGGAGAAACCCAAACGCTTGTATTTTGAATTGTTTCAGGCGAAGGGAGCGAGCTGCATCCGCACAGTGCAGACCGGCAGGAATGGACTGACGGGAAAAGGAATCCTGACAGGAGTTGTAGATTCAGGAGTGGATTATTTTCACCCTGATTTCCGAAATGCAGACGGAAGCAGCAGAATTTTACGTTTATGGGATCAGAGCATACAGGGAAATCCACCTCAGGGATATGTGACAGGAACTGAATATACGAAAGAGCAGATCGATGAGGCGCTTGCACTTGGAGAAAACCAGGGCAGGCGTCTTGTTCCATCTTCAGATTACAGTGGACATGGAACTTCCGTGCTGGGAATTGCAGCAGGAAATGGGAGGGCATCAGATGGAGTGAATCAGGGAGTTGCCTGTGAAAGTGATCTGTTGGTTGTGAAAATGGGAATTCCCAGAGAGAACTCCTTTCCCAGAACTACGGAACTGATACAGGGGATTGATTATCTGGTGAGGCAGGCGCTGGCTATGGGAAGACCAATGGTGATCAATCTCAGTTTTGGAAATAATTATGGCTCACACAAGGGAGATTCCCTTCTTGAAACATATATAGATATGGTTTCTTCCACAGGACGTCTGGCTATCTGTACAGGTACAGGGAACAACGGCAATCAGCCTCTGCATGAGGGAGGAACCCTGAAACAGGGACAGACCAGACAGATAGAATTATCTGTGAGCAGCAGGGAACCAACATTAAATGTGCAGTTATGGAAATCTTATGAGGATGAAATGAGTATTTATATTGAAAATCCATCCGGAAACCGGATCGGCCCCTTAGACGAAAAGCTTGGTCCTCAGAGGTACAGACTGGGAAATACAGATCTTTTAATCTATTATGGCAAACCTGGACCCTATCATCTGACACAGGAAATCTACATAGATTTCCTTCCTGGGAAAACTTATGTGGACAGTGGAGACTGGAAAATCATCCTAAGTGGAAAAAAGGTCAGAGGAGGGGAATATTACCTGTGGCTGCCAGGTGGAAATACCCTGAACAGAGGAACTGGGTTTTATGAACCAAGGGCATATGGGACTTTGACCATACCTGCCACAGCCCGGCGGGTTATTGCAGTTGGAGCATATGATTCGCTGGTTGACTCCTATGCGGATTTTTCCGGAAGGGGCAGCAGAATGCTGCCATATCTGAAACCTGATCTGGTGGCACCGGGAGTAAACATAGTTGCTCCCGTACCCGGTGGTGGTTACAGAACAGTAACAGGGACTTCCTTTGCAACACCCTTTGTCAGCGGATCCGCTGCATTGCTGATGCAATGGGGGATTGTGAATGGAAACGATCCCTACCTCTATGGGGAAAAAGTAAAAGCCTGTCTCCGAAAAGGCGCCAGACCATTGCCGGGGTTCGAGGAGTATCCTAATGAAGAGGTGGGGTGGGGGGAGGACGTTATAATAAGGTTACATTGA
- a CDS encoding DUF6870 family protein: MVNQSVIDSSVDLEQLKDIEDLIPDMDKAISEKVETFLDKSGDQPYAHMNEGYVVVVEMTGEIDTTDAISDYLRKRTELMY, from the coding sequence ATGGTGAATCAGTCAGTAATAGATTCCAGTGTTGATCTGGAGCAGTTAAAGGACATTGAAGATTTAATTCCTGATATGGATAAAGCTATTTCTGAGAAAGTGGAAACTTTTCTGGATAAATCTGGCGATCAACCGTATGCTCACATGAATGAAGGGTATGTGGTGGTCGTGGAAATGACCGGAGAAATAGATACCACAGATGCCATTAGTGATTATCTTAGAAAAAGAACGGAGTTGATGTATTAG
- a CDS encoding IS110 family transposase, producing MNAVGIDVSKGKSMVAILRSYGEIISKPFEVKHTVSGIRSLIEQIQSIDGESRIVMEHTGRYYEPLVRELSKADLFVSAINPKLIKDFGDNSLRKVKSDKADAVKIARYTLDSWTELRQYSLMDEIRNQLKTMNRQFDFYMKHKTAMKNNLISILDQTYPGANTYFDSPAREDGSQKWVDFSATYWHVDCVRKLSLNAFIDHYQKWCKRRKYNFSRSKAVEIYEASKELVSILPKDDLTKLIIKQAVEQLNTASQTVEQLRTMMNEAASKLPEYPVVMAMKGVGKSLGPQLMAEIGDVSRFTHKGAITAFAGVDPGVNESGSYEQKSVPASKRGSSTLRKTLFQVMDVLIKTKPQDDPVYLFMDKKRAQGKPYYVYMTAGANKFLRIYYGRVKEYLSSLPE from the coding sequence ATGAATGCAGTAGGTATTGATGTTTCCAAAGGAAAAAGCATGGTTGCTATCCTTCGTTCTTATGGTGAGATCATTTCAAAACCATTTGAAGTCAAACACACAGTCAGTGGGATTCGCTCTCTCATTGAGCAGATCCAATCCATTGATGGCGAATCTCGTATTGTCATGGAACACACCGGTCGTTATTACGAACCTCTTGTCCGTGAACTTTCGAAAGCTGACCTTTTTGTATCTGCCATAAATCCCAAACTCATCAAAGATTTTGGAGACAACTCTCTCCGCAAAGTAAAGTCCGATAAAGCGGATGCAGTAAAAATTGCACGCTATACTCTTGACAGTTGGACGGAACTCAGACAGTATAGTCTCATGGATGAAATTCGTAATCAACTGAAAACCATGAACCGCCAGTTTGATTTTTACATGAAACACAAAACCGCTATGAAAAATAATCTAATCAGCATCCTTGACCAAACTTATCCGGGAGCTAACACTTATTTTGACAGCCCTGCCCGTGAGGATGGAAGTCAAAAATGGGTTGACTTTTCAGCCACCTACTGGCATGTGGATTGTGTTCGTAAACTCTCTCTAAACGCCTTTATCGACCACTATCAAAAGTGGTGTAAACGCAGGAAGTACAACTTCAGCCGTTCAAAAGCTGTTGAAATCTATGAAGCATCTAAGGAGCTTGTTTCTATACTTCCAAAAGACGATCTGACAAAGTTAATCATCAAACAGGCTGTAGAACAATTAAATACGGCTTCACAGACTGTGGAACAGCTTCGTACCATGATGAATGAGGCTGCTTCTAAACTGCCGGAATACCCTGTTGTCATGGCTATGAAAGGTGTAGGTAAATCGCTTGGTCCACAGCTTATGGCAGAGATTGGTGATGTCTCCCGATTTACCCACAAAGGAGCCATTACAGCCTTTGCAGGCGTTGATCCCGGTGTAAATGAATCCGGTTCATATGAGCAGAAAAGCGTTCCTGCTTCCAAGCGCGGTTCCAGTACTCTTCGTAAGACTCTGTTTCAAGTCATGGATGTTCTCATCAAAACAAAGCCACAGGATGATCCTGTCTACTTGTTTATGGATAAGAAACGAGCACAAGGAAAGCCTTATTACGTCTACATGACAGCCGGTGCGAATAAGTTTCTTCGCATCTACTATGGTCGAGTGAAAGAATATCTGTCTTCACTCCCAGAATAA
- a CDS encoding recombinase family protein, with product MEQMQMNMPDIYDAALYLRLSKDDMEEGSAKSESNSIVNQRELLRSFVKSQPDIQIFDIYVDDGYSGGNFDRPEFKRMTTDIEAGKVNCVIVKDLSRFGREYIEAGRWIEKTYPALNVRFISVTDQFDSKTADFSEKSFVVPIKNFVNESYCRDISGKVRSHQKIKREKGEFIGAFAPYGYCKDPENKNCLVIDSYAADIVRKIFSWKIDGFSLGAIAEKLNVRYVQSPKEYKKANGENYNSGFHSSDTPKWSAVQIKRILTNEVYIGNMVQGKQERISYKVKQRLDKPESEWVKVENTHPAIIRQSDFDVVQKLLQYDGRASKTLDSANFFSGFVFCGDCKTPMIRRVNQYKGKKKAFYICQTKNKGGDCTRHSIPEEVLKRIVLKEIQAYTALFIDYQMIMEELCEMQVSYDQVIGYDTQISKLQEEYNRYYSLKASLGDDLKEGLISKAEFDDFRESYGRKCEELEQMIENQKKLVKQMFEGGVSATVQLEDWKKSLEIKELDRTLLALTVDKIYIYENKQIKIHIRYQDMIEKMKVIRRFYAEHRTECRKEVG from the coding sequence ATGGAACAGATGCAAATGAATATGCCAGATATATACGATGCTGCATTGTATCTTCGATTATCGAAAGACGATATGGAAGAGGGCAGTGCGAAGTCAGAGAGCAATAGCATTGTAAATCAGAGAGAGTTACTTCGGAGCTTTGTAAAAAGCCAGCCGGATATTCAGATCTTTGATATATATGTGGATGATGGATACTCAGGAGGAAATTTTGACCGACCTGAGTTTAAACGAATGACAACTGACATAGAAGCTGGAAAAGTAAATTGTGTGATTGTAAAAGACTTATCCAGATTCGGAAGAGAATATATAGAAGCCGGGCGATGGATCGAAAAGACCTACCCGGCTTTAAATGTGCGTTTTATTTCAGTTACAGACCAGTTTGATAGCAAAACAGCAGACTTTTCAGAGAAGTCATTTGTAGTTCCAATCAAAAATTTTGTAAATGAAAGTTATTGCCGGGACATTTCCGGTAAAGTGCGAAGCCATCAGAAAATCAAACGTGAGAAAGGTGAATTTATTGGAGCATTTGCACCGTATGGTTACTGCAAAGATCCGGAGAATAAGAATTGTCTGGTGATAGATTCTTATGCAGCGGATATTGTAAGAAAAATATTTTCATGGAAAATTGATGGATTCAGTCTTGGAGCAATCGCAGAAAAACTGAATGTACGTTATGTGCAGTCGCCAAAAGAATATAAAAAGGCAAATGGCGAGAATTATAATTCTGGATTTCACAGCTCAGACACACCGAAATGGTCGGCAGTGCAGATTAAAAGGATTCTAACCAACGAGGTTTACATTGGAAACATGGTACAGGGCAAGCAGGAACGAATCAGCTATAAAGTAAAGCAACGCCTGGATAAGCCAGAATCAGAGTGGGTGAAAGTAGAAAATACGCATCCGGCAATCATCAGGCAGAGTGATTTTGACGTGGTGCAGAAGTTACTCCAATATGATGGCAGAGCATCGAAAACATTAGACAGTGCAAACTTTTTTTCGGGATTTGTGTTTTGTGGAGATTGCAAGACCCCGATGATACGCAGGGTAAATCAGTATAAGGGGAAGAAAAAAGCTTTTTATATCTGCCAGACAAAGAATAAAGGTGGAGATTGTACCAGACACAGTATTCCAGAAGAGGTGCTGAAAAGGATTGTATTGAAAGAGATTCAGGCATATACAGCACTTTTTATAGACTATCAGATGATTATGGAAGAACTTTGTGAGATGCAAGTCAGTTACGATCAGGTAATCGGTTATGATACACAGATTAGTAAGTTGCAGGAAGAATATAACCGTTATTACAGTCTGAAAGCATCTTTGGGTGATGACTTGAAAGAGGGACTGATCAGCAAAGCGGAGTTCGATGATTTTCGGGAAAGTTATGGAAGAAAATGTGAAGAACTGGAGCAGATGATTGAGAATCAGAAAAAGCTGGTAAAGCAAATGTTTGAGGGTGGAGTGTCTGCAACTGTTCAGTTGGAGGACTGGAAGAAATCACTGGAAATCAAAGAACTGGATCGCACATTGCTGGCACTGACCGTAGATAAAATCTATATTTATGAAAACAAGCAAATTAAAATTCACATCCGCTATCAGGATATGATTGAGAAGATGAAAGTCATAAGACGGTTTTATGCGGAACACAGGACAGAGTGCAGGAAAGAGGTGGGATAA
- a CDS encoding IS110 family transposase, whose protein sequence is MKDLLEISCGLDVHKEKIVACILTGPLGKPTRSEIREFSTLIPDMIALRNWIVSKNCHHVAMESTGIYWMPIYEILEDAFSGDITLLVVNARHMKNVPGKKTDMRDSEWISTLLRAGLLNGSFIPEKRIREFRDLNRYRKSVIRDITSQKNRIEKFLQSSGFRLSSFISDIFGASGRNIILHLVEHGQIDKTALDSCLKTKTRNRIDEILMSVNGTLSEHQKAFLRILMTHYDSLKKHLAEIETSLEEDMAPFALQVEQLNSIYGISTTASCAIIAEIGIDMKPFKTAEHICSWAGLCPGNNESAGKRKSTSVTKGNPYIKSMLCEIAWVIAGKRNTYLSAWYWRIKQKKGAKKAIVALARKLLVIIYTMLKQGTLFDESCFETRRKHCEQKQLSRYIRELEKHGYHVEAQS, encoded by the coding sequence ATGAAAGACCTTCTGGAAATTTCCTGTGGACTGGATGTCCACAAAGAAAAAATTGTTGCATGTATCCTGACTGGTCCTCTGGGCAAGCCAACCCGTTCTGAAATCCGTGAGTTTTCTACATTGATTCCGGATATGATAGCATTACGGAATTGGATCGTTTCTAAAAACTGCCATCATGTAGCTATGGAAAGCACCGGTATCTATTGGATGCCGATTTATGAAATACTGGAGGATGCTTTCTCTGGTGACATTACCCTGCTTGTTGTAAATGCACGCCATATGAAAAATGTTCCTGGCAAAAAGACCGATATGCGGGATTCCGAATGGATTTCCACCTTGCTTCGCGCCGGACTTTTGAACGGAAGTTTTATTCCCGAAAAAAGGATTCGGGAATTCCGCGATCTAAATCGTTACCGTAAGAGTGTCATCCGCGATATTACGTCACAGAAGAACAGGATTGAGAAATTTTTACAAAGTTCCGGCTTCCGTCTATCATCCTTTATTTCTGATATTTTTGGCGCTTCGGGTAGAAACATCATTCTGCATTTAGTTGAACATGGGCAGATTGATAAAACTGCTTTAGATTCTTGTCTCAAAACCAAGACCAGAAACCGTATTGATGAAATTCTCATGTCCGTGAACGGAACACTGTCAGAACACCAAAAGGCATTTTTAAGGATTCTCATGACTCATTATGATTCTTTAAAGAAACATCTTGCTGAAATTGAAACGAGTCTCGAGGAAGATATGGCTCCATTTGCCCTGCAGGTTGAGCAGTTGAATAGCATCTATGGAATAAGCACAACTGCTTCCTGTGCAATTATTGCTGAAATCGGTATTGATATGAAGCCGTTTAAAACTGCGGAACACATCTGCTCATGGGCCGGTTTGTGCCCAGGTAATAACGAAAGTGCTGGAAAACGAAAAAGCACCTCTGTCACAAAAGGCAATCCTTACATAAAAAGTATGCTCTGCGAAATTGCCTGGGTGATTGCAGGGAAACGCAACACTTATCTTTCGGCATGGTACTGGAGAATCAAACAGAAAAAAGGAGCCAAAAAAGCGATTGTCGCACTTGCCCGAAAACTTCTTGTCATCATCTACACAATGTTAAAACAAGGAACTCTATTTGACGAATCCTGTTTTGAAACAAGACGTAAGCACTGTGAACAAAAACAGCTTTCTCGTTATATACGGGAATTGGAAAAACATGGTTATCATGTGGAAGCTCAAAGCTAG
- a CDS encoding ABC-2 transporter permease codes for MKGLVFKDLLLMKKMNKKVIFVMYFFVIAISFFGENEVYSIMSSAFFSLFIGMHLMMTMTYDGLTSWKQYELTLPLSKYQIIFSKYLTSLLLVPISIMGTVIIYIIRYVVYHNFTLSQFGFSITIAIALPVLWCSICLAIAQWFGYMSVQYVRMICTLLVIFFVSKISKDMKYVTQNLVKNPMLITIFALGIVVASYFVSVIGYSRKK; via the coding sequence ATGAAAGGATTGGTTTTTAAGGATTTATTGCTTATGAAGAAAATGAATAAAAAAGTCATTTTTGTAATGTATTTTTTTGTAATAGCAATTTCATTCTTCGGAGAGAATGAAGTTTACTCAATTATGTCATCGGCTTTTTTTTCACTTTTTATCGGTATGCACTTAATGATGACCATGACCTATGATGGATTGACTTCATGGAAACAATATGAATTAACCTTGCCGCTGAGTAAGTACCAAATCATTTTCAGTAAGTATTTGACTAGCTTGCTTCTTGTTCCGATTAGTATAATGGGTACAGTTATCATTTATATCATTCGTTATGTGGTTTATCATAATTTTACACTTAGCCAGTTTGGTTTTTCTATCACCATTGCAATAGCATTACCTGTTTTATGGTGTTCTATATGTTTAGCAATAGCACAGTGGTTTGGCTATATGAGTGTTCAGTATGTGAGAATGATTTGCACGCTTCTCGTTATCTTTTTCGTAAGTAAAATATCAAAAGATATGAAATACGTTACTCAAAATTTGGTTAAAAATCCTATGTTGATTACTATTTTTGCTTTGGGTATAGTAGTCGCATCGTATTTTGTTAGTGTTATAGGATACTCAAGAAAAAAATAA
- a CDS encoding ABC transporter ATP-binding protein, producing the protein MEQNSIVVKNVTKKFDDFMLDHISFTVPTGRIVGFIGENGAGKSTTINLILDQLKLDAGEIRILGKQNHSYLHKENIGVVFDECKFHSVLNAKDIAQILSGSYKTWDMNLFEEYMKRLDVPLNKSIGQLSKGMKMKLSIICALSHRPQILILDEATTGLDPVVRDEILDIFLEFIQDEEHSILFSTHITSDIQKVADYVILIHNGKIIFEEKKDDLIYNYGIIRCKKSEFNTVSPDDYVCCRETNLSVECLIHDKVAAKKRYQNLIIDNASIEDIMLFYIKGGVK; encoded by the coding sequence ATGGAACAGAACAGTATTGTTGTAAAAAATGTGACTAAAAAATTTGATGATTTTATGTTAGATCATATTTCATTTACAGTTCCTACAGGACGTATTGTGGGTTTCATAGGAGAAAATGGTGCTGGAAAAAGTACAACTATCAATTTAATTTTAGACCAGTTGAAGTTGGATGCGGGTGAAATAAGAATATTGGGTAAACAAAATCATTCTTATTTGCATAAAGAAAACATTGGTGTTGTTTTTGACGAATGTAAATTCCATTCCGTCTTAAATGCAAAAGATATTGCCCAAATCCTTTCGGGATCTTATAAAACATGGGATATGAATTTGTTTGAAGAATATATGAAACGCCTTGATGTTCCATTAAATAAATCAATAGGGCAACTTTCAAAAGGTATGAAGATGAAATTGTCAATTATTTGTGCACTATCGCATAGACCCCAGATTCTGATTTTAGACGAAGCAACAACAGGGTTAGATCCTGTTGTACGAGATGAAATTTTGGACATTTTTTTAGAATTTATTCAAGATGAAGAACACTCTATTTTGTTCTCTACACATATAACCTCTGACATACAAAAGGTTGCTGACTATGTAATTCTGATTCATAATGGAAAAATTATTTTTGAGGAAAAGAAAGATGACCTCATTTATAATTATGGAATTATACGCTGTAAAAAATCAGAATTTAATACTGTTTCACCAGATGACTATGTATGTTGTCGAGAAACAAATCTTAGCGTGGAATGCTTAATACATGACAAAGTAGCTGCAAAAAAAAGATACCAAAATCTAATTATTGATAATGCTTCTATTGAGGACATTATGCTGTTCTATATCAAAGGAGGTGTCAAATGA
- a CDS encoding GntR family transcriptional regulator, with product MEIIISNSSDKPIYEQIAMQIKSLIMNGTLSAGEALPSMRALAKDLHISVITVQRAYEDLTRDGFIETVSGKGSFVASPNKEFIQEEQLRIAEELLEKVAIIGRTHGISYEQMANILKLFFEE from the coding sequence ATGGAAATTATCATAAGTAATAGTAGTGATAAGCCTATTTATGAACAAATTGCTATGCAGATCAAGAGTTTAATCATGAATGGTACCCTATCTGCCGGAGAAGCCCTGCCTTCCATGCGTGCACTGGCAAAAGACCTGCATATAAGTGTTATTACTGTTCAACGAGCTTACGAAGATTTAACTCGAGATGGGTTTATCGAAACCGTATCGGGAAAAGGTAGTTTTGTTGCATCACCAAATAAAGAATTTATTCAAGAAGAACAACTACGAATAGCAGAAGAACTTTTAGAAAAAGTTGCTATAATCGGTCGTACTCATGGTATCAGCTATGAGCAAATGGCTAATATTCTAAAACTATTTTTTGAAGAATGA
- a CDS encoding helix-turn-helix domain-containing protein, which produces MTIGDKIKKIRTFRNMTQAELGAALGWGDKGANRLAQYETNYRVPRKDLVTEMAKILDVNPLALHEPTIMDASELMEILFWIDEFNPAAINLFQLETYPDEKCNSSEDTAVRYHDSDHWPAHPPVGMWFNYGVLNDFMKEWVLRKEELNFGEITRDEYFEWKINWPQTCDGCGKYEPKKKWRI; this is translated from the coding sequence ATGACAATCGGTGATAAAATAAAAAAAATCCGGACATTCCGGAATATGACGCAGGCAGAACTTGGAGCTGCCCTCGGCTGGGGCGATAAAGGTGCAAACCGCCTTGCCCAATACGAAACGAATTACAGGGTTCCCCGTAAAGATCTGGTAACTGAAATGGCTAAGATTCTAGACGTAAATCCACTGGCACTGCATGAACCTACTATTATGGATGCTTCTGAACTTATGGAAATCCTGTTCTGGATTGATGAATTTAACCCGGCTGCGATCAATCTCTTTCAGTTAGAAACCTATCCAGATGAAAAATGCAATTCCAGCGAGGATACCGCTGTCCGTTACCATGATTCTGATCACTGGCCTGCTCATCCGCCTGTCGGTATGTGGTTTAATTATGGGGTTCTGAATGATTTTATGAAAGAATGGGTTCTCAGAAAAGAAGAACTGAACTTTGGTGAAATTACCAGAGATGAATATTTTGAATGGAAAATCAACTGGCCACAGACCTGTGATGGGTGTGGGAAATATGAACCTAAGAAAAAATGGCGAATATAG